In Nocardia sputorum, a single genomic region encodes these proteins:
- a CDS encoding NADPH-dependent FMN reductase, whose protein sequence is MSNAPLKLAVIIGSVREGRFGPVVASWFTEQARRHGLFEVDVIDVAEADIPLELPAVPPAMDPNPQRPDGMADLTRRLTAADAFVIVTPDYNRSIPASLKAVIDWHFTQWDAKAIGFVGYSGASGGLLAIEHMRQIFNELNAHTVRNYVSFPRYYLLFDEEGKLREPEEPAAAATAMLDQLHWWASALAAARSLETVG, encoded by the coding sequence ATGTCCAACGCCCCACTGAAGCTCGCGGTGATCATCGGCAGCGTCCGGGAAGGTCGCTTCGGGCCCGTCGTCGCCTCGTGGTTCACCGAGCAGGCACGCCGGCACGGTCTGTTCGAGGTGGACGTCATCGATGTGGCCGAGGCGGACATTCCGTTGGAGTTGCCCGCCGTGCCGCCCGCGATGGATCCGAACCCTCAGCGCCCCGACGGCATGGCCGACCTCACGCGGCGGCTCACGGCCGCCGATGCCTTCGTCATCGTCACGCCCGACTACAACCGCAGCATCCCCGCGTCGCTCAAGGCCGTCATCGACTGGCATTTCACGCAGTGGGACGCGAAGGCGATCGGCTTCGTCGGCTACAGCGGAGCCTCCGGTGGCCTGCTCGCCATCGAGCACATGCGGCAGATCTTCAACGAACTCAACGCGCACACCGTCCGCAACTATGTGTCGTTCCCGCGGTACTACCTGCTTTTCGACGAGGAGGGCAAGTTGCGGGAGCCCGAGGAGCCGGCGGCCGCCGCGACGGCGATGCTCGACCAGTTGCACTGGTGGGCGAGCGCGCTGGCAGCGGCGCGGTCGCTGGAGACTGTGGGATGA
- a CDS encoding helix-turn-helix transcriptional regulator, producing MSDNELGLFLRTRREAVTPAQVGLPTGARRRTPGLRRAELATLAGVSVEYVTRLEQGRDRRPSPPVLSALADALRLSPAERVHLHRLSKSVDSGFTCMGDAQPLREVRPTVRAILDRLEPAPAVVVNRLTEVLAHTDGYHRLMAPTGLFDGPGTPPNLARFVFCRPGARDLYADWDHVADEMVATLKQGPFRADAHIAALADELTVTVGPAFADRVDTVPSLAAATGVTRLAHPEAGSLRLAYESLELSADDDQRVIVYLPADDATAAALDALAGRRPGGLRAVSG from the coding sequence GTGAGCGACAACGAACTAGGGCTTTTCCTGCGCACCCGCCGCGAGGCGGTGACGCCCGCCCAGGTGGGCTTGCCCACCGGTGCGCGGCGACGCACCCCGGGATTGCGCCGCGCCGAGCTGGCCACCTTGGCCGGAGTGAGCGTCGAGTACGTCACGCGCCTCGAGCAGGGGCGCGACCGGCGGCCCTCGCCCCCGGTGCTGTCCGCGCTCGCGGACGCCTTGCGGTTGAGCCCCGCCGAGCGCGTCCACCTGCACCGGTTGAGCAAGTCGGTGGACAGCGGGTTCACCTGCATGGGCGACGCGCAGCCGCTGCGCGAGGTGCGACCGACGGTGCGCGCGATCCTGGACCGGCTCGAACCCGCGCCCGCCGTGGTGGTCAACCGCCTGACCGAAGTGCTCGCCCACACCGACGGTTACCACCGGCTGATGGCGCCGACCGGGCTCTTCGACGGACCTGGCACCCCGCCCAATCTGGCGCGTTTCGTCTTCTGCCGACCCGGCGCACGGGATCTCTACGCGGATTGGGACCACGTCGCCGATGAGATGGTCGCCACATTGAAGCAGGGCCCGTTCCGCGCCGACGCGCACATCGCCGCCTTGGCCGACGAGCTCACCGTCACCGTGGGCCCGGCCTTCGCCGACCGGGTGGACACCGTGCCGAGTTTGGCCGCCGCCACCGGCGTCACCCGTCTCGCCCATCCGGAGGCCGGATCGCTGCGCCTGGCCTACGAGTCCCTCGAGCTCTCCGCGGACGACGACCAGCGCGTCATCGTCTATCTCCCGGCCGACGACGCCACCGCCGCGGCCCTCGACGCACTCGCCGGTCGCCGCCCCGGCGGTTTGCGCGCGGTCTCGGGCTGA
- a CDS encoding DMT family transporter has translation MTAVLLALAAAVGYGVSDFYGGVASRRVTALRVVIYSYPFSVLLVLALLPFVPGSVDAASLWWGVATGVASGVAVWWFYAALANGPMAVVSPLTAVLVAGIPVLAGLVTGERPGPLAFGGIVFALVAVLLVSRESPDDVTEEITGGRELRFTRKVAALTVGSGAAYGLAFVFLHETSADSGLWPLLMQRLAATAVVWLTALTARDLGRLRGEPLRLACYISALDVISNAALLYAFHGSLLSLVSVIGSLYPAVTVLMAMVLLGERVHRLQQAGLVLALAAVALIAAA, from the coding sequence GTGACGGCCGTCCTGCTCGCGCTGGCAGCCGCGGTGGGCTACGGCGTGAGCGATTTCTACGGCGGGGTGGCGTCGCGGCGGGTGACCGCGCTGCGCGTCGTCATCTACTCCTATCCGTTCTCGGTGCTGCTGGTTCTCGCGCTGCTTCCGTTCGTGCCGGGGAGCGTGGACGCCGCGTCGCTGTGGTGGGGTGTGGCCACGGGTGTCGCGAGCGGCGTCGCGGTGTGGTGGTTCTACGCCGCGCTGGCCAACGGTCCGATGGCGGTGGTGTCTCCGCTGACCGCGGTGCTGGTCGCGGGCATCCCGGTACTCGCCGGACTGGTGACCGGCGAGCGCCCCGGTCCGCTCGCCTTCGGAGGCATCGTGTTCGCGCTGGTCGCGGTGCTCCTGGTGAGCCGGGAGTCACCGGACGACGTGACGGAGGAGATCACCGGCGGCCGCGAACTGCGATTCACCCGCAAGGTCGCCGCGCTGACCGTGGGCTCCGGCGCCGCGTACGGGTTGGCCTTCGTCTTCTTGCACGAGACTTCGGCGGACTCGGGACTGTGGCCGCTGCTCATGCAGCGCCTCGCGGCTACCGCGGTGGTATGGCTGACCGCTTTGACGGCCCGGGATCTCGGGCGGCTGCGCGGCGAACCGCTGCGCCTGGCCTGCTACATCAGCGCCTTGGACGTGATCAGCAACGCGGCGCTGCTGTACGCGTTCCACGGATCGCTGCTGTCGCTGGTGAGCGTGATCGGCTCGCTCTATCCGGCCGTGACCGTGCTGATGGCGATGGTGCTGCTCGGCGAGCGGGTCCACCGGCTGCAGCAGGCCGGTCTGGTGCTGGCGCTGGCCGCGGTCGCGCTCATCGCCGCAGCTTAG
- the prfB gene encoding peptide chain release factor 2, whose product MHPDVSADLAELDATLKTVESVLDIDELRRRIDELEHQAADPDLWNDQDHAQRVTSELSHAQGELRRVEELRQRLDDMPVLYELAEEEEGEAKATALAEADAERAALRSDVEAMEVRTLLSGEYDKRDALVNIRSGAGGVDAADWAEMLMRMYIRWADRHKYGVEVYDTSYAEEAGIKSATFAVKTPYAYGTLSVEMGTHRLVRISPFDNQGRRQTSFAEVEVLPVVETTDHIEVPETEIRVDVYRSSGPGGQSVNTTDSAVRITHLPTGIVVTCQNEKSQLQNKISAMRVLQAKLLERKRQEERAEMDALKTNEGASWGNQMRSYVLHPYQMVKDLRTNYEVNNPSAVLDGDIDGFIESGIRWRMREQGS is encoded by the coding sequence GTGCATCCTGACGTTTCCGCTGATCTCGCCGAACTCGACGCCACCCTGAAGACGGTCGAATCGGTCCTCGACATCGACGAGCTCCGCCGTCGTATCGACGAGCTCGAACATCAGGCCGCCGACCCCGACCTGTGGAACGACCAGGACCACGCCCAGCGGGTGACCAGTGAGCTGTCGCACGCCCAGGGTGAACTGCGCCGGGTGGAGGAGCTGCGCCAGCGGCTCGACGACATGCCGGTGCTCTACGAGCTGGCCGAGGAGGAAGAGGGCGAGGCCAAGGCCACCGCGCTCGCCGAGGCCGACGCCGAGCGCGCCGCGCTGCGCAGCGACGTGGAGGCGATGGAGGTCCGCACGCTGCTGTCGGGCGAGTACGACAAGCGCGACGCGCTGGTGAACATCCGCTCCGGCGCCGGTGGCGTGGACGCCGCCGACTGGGCCGAGATGCTGATGCGCATGTACATCCGCTGGGCGGACCGGCACAAGTACGGCGTCGAGGTCTACGACACCTCCTACGCCGAGGAAGCGGGCATCAAGAGCGCCACCTTCGCGGTGAAGACGCCTTACGCCTACGGCACGCTGTCGGTAGAGATGGGCACGCACCGGCTGGTTCGCATCAGCCCGTTCGACAACCAGGGCCGCCGCCAGACATCCTTCGCGGAGGTCGAGGTGCTACCCGTGGTCGAGACCACCGACCATATCGAGGTGCCCGAGACGGAGATCCGCGTCGACGTGTACCGCTCGTCGGGCCCCGGTGGCCAGAGCGTCAACACGACCGACTCCGCGGTCCGCATTACCCACCTGCCCACCGGCATCGTGGTCACCTGCCAGAACGAGAAATCCCAGCTGCAGAACAAGATCTCGGCCATGCGCGTGCTGCAGGCCAAGCTCTTGGAGCGCAAGCGGCAGGAAGAGCGCGCGGAGATGGACGCGCTGAAGACCAACGAGGGCGCGTCCTGGGGCAACCAGATGCGCTCCTACGTGCTGCACCCCTACCAGATGGTCAAGGACCTGCGGACGAACTACGAGGTCAACAATCCGTCGGCGGTGCTCGACGGCGACATCGACGGGTTCATCGAGTCGGGTATCCGCTGGCGAATGCGAGAGCAGGGAAGCTAG
- a CDS encoding ABC transporter substrate-binding protein, which yields MLRVVAAPLALGLVLTGGCSTSSSPAAPGVTREACPHAIHPGKGCIYLGVLSDLNNGPFAPLGKSLQEGQLAFWNEVNKQGGIGGYEIDIATYSRDTAYDPRRHVTEFENVAPHVLALAMSFGTAQTLAVLHEMDEADLVTGAGTLWSGWQYRSTDRDLVLDDGFSYCTEAVLGLDWFAQSYYQPRTLGVVAYRGNYGGDYASGALKWALDNGATITARIDTGPNPEVGNQDYPVAEIMADPPDVVLLATGPAEAAEIVGKLARSGYTGRFLGSTPTWNSALLKTPAAPALTALYNYTSPFDGWDGTSTGAQRARNAAPSEPTNFGYNLGWAISYPMKALLTKAAETGGLDRPTLRKALAGLTVDSEGMAAPQIYGREEPDVAAQRAVVNVPDPSTSLGSRTVVADYRSPTLKRIAMREPCTR from the coding sequence TTGCTCCGTGTCGTAGCCGCTCCCCTCGCGCTCGGGCTGGTCCTGACCGGCGGCTGTTCGACCTCCTCGTCCCCCGCCGCCCCCGGCGTCACCCGGGAAGCGTGCCCCCACGCGATCCACCCCGGCAAGGGCTGTATCTATCTGGGCGTCCTGTCGGACCTGAACAACGGCCCCTTCGCTCCGCTCGGGAAGTCATTGCAGGAAGGGCAACTCGCGTTCTGGAACGAAGTGAACAAGCAGGGCGGTATCGGCGGCTACGAGATCGACATCGCGACCTACAGTCGCGACACCGCTTACGACCCGCGCAGGCACGTCACGGAATTCGAGAACGTGGCGCCCCATGTGCTGGCGCTCGCGATGAGTTTCGGCACCGCGCAGACGCTGGCCGTGCTGCACGAGATGGACGAGGCGGACCTGGTGACCGGGGCGGGCACGCTCTGGTCGGGTTGGCAGTACCGCTCCACCGACCGCGATCTGGTGCTGGACGACGGGTTCTCCTACTGCACGGAAGCCGTGCTCGGCCTGGACTGGTTCGCGCAGAGCTACTACCAGCCACGCACGCTGGGTGTGGTCGCCTACCGCGGCAATTACGGCGGCGACTACGCCAGCGGAGCGCTCAAGTGGGCATTGGACAACGGCGCGACGATCACCGCGCGGATCGACACCGGACCCAATCCCGAAGTCGGCAACCAGGATTACCCGGTCGCGGAGATCATGGCCGACCCGCCCGACGTGGTCCTGTTGGCCACCGGCCCGGCCGAAGCCGCCGAAATCGTCGGCAAATTGGCGAGATCCGGCTATACCGGCCGGTTCCTCGGGTCCACTCCGACCTGGAACAGCGCCCTGCTCAAGACGCCGGCCGCACCCGCGCTCACGGCGCTCTACAACTACACCTCGCCGTTCGACGGCTGGGACGGCACGAGCACCGGCGCCCAGCGCGCCAGGAACGCCGCGCCGAGCGAACCGACGAATTTCGGCTACAACCTGGGCTGGGCCATCTCGTATCCGATGAAAGCGCTGCTCACCAAGGCAGCCGAGACGGGCGGCCTCGACCGGCCGACCCTACGCAAAGCCCTGGCCGGGCTCACCGTCGATTCCGAGGGGATGGCCGCACCGCAGATCTACGGGCGGGAAGAACCCGACGTCGCGGCGCAGCGCGCGGTGGTCAACGTTCCGGACCCCTCCACGTCATTGGGTTCGCGCACCGTGGTCGCCGATTACCGCAGTCCCACCCTCAAGCGGATAGCGATGCGCGAGCCGTGCACGCGGTGA
- the smpB gene encoding SsrA-binding protein SmpB, translating into MKEKGRKVIATNRRARHNYTILDIYEAGIALVGTEVKSLREGKASLVDAFATVDNGEVWLRGLHIPEFSHGTWTNHAPRRVRKLLLHKREIERLVGKSREGNQTLVPLSMYFSDGKVKVELALARGKQDYDKRQDLARRTAEREVTRELGRRVKGMR; encoded by the coding sequence ATGAAGGAGAAGGGGCGCAAGGTCATCGCGACCAACCGCCGAGCGCGGCACAACTACACGATCCTGGACATCTACGAGGCCGGGATCGCGTTGGTCGGCACCGAGGTGAAGAGCCTGCGTGAGGGCAAGGCCTCGCTGGTGGACGCGTTCGCGACGGTGGATAACGGCGAAGTGTGGCTACGTGGGCTGCACATCCCCGAGTTCAGCCACGGCACCTGGACCAACCACGCGCCGCGCCGGGTGCGCAAGCTGCTGCTGCACAAGCGCGAGATCGAGCGGTTGGTCGGCAAGTCGCGGGAGGGCAATCAGACGCTGGTGCCGCTGTCGATGTACTTCTCCGACGGCAAGGTGAAGGTCGAGCTGGCGCTGGCCAGGGGCAAGCAGGACTACGACAAGCGCCAGGACTTGGCCCGGCGCACCGCCGAGCGAGAGGTCACCCGTGAACTAGGACGGCGGGTCAAAGGCATGCGGTGA
- a CDS encoding metallophosphoesterase, with amino-acid sequence MSRSETIGRRAFLTGAATLAAGATVVGRTPAHAVPVAEGVAKFPFPAERRVRVLVTGDAGTGTRTQWAVADAMRALHGRDPVSLALGLGDNIYEHGPDGAADVQFADKFENPNAGLDFPWLMVLGNHDNSSVLGGDGGWLLRGNAEVEYHANSRRWWMPSRYYSVRIPERNPVVEFFVLDVNPLAAYLPPVFSPYWAVDGQFINEQRAWLDRALAESPATWKIACTHHPYLNNGPHGDAGRYEGVSLEPINGVHVRRFIEDHVIGRCQFLLSGHDHSLQVLEPTATSKGTRQIVSGAAAKTVGAEPRLTASAGHSALYENYHELGFMVLELTEDGVDLEVHTVDLATGASAEAFRRRLA; translated from the coding sequence GTGAGTCGGAGCGAGACGATCGGACGCCGGGCGTTCCTGACCGGTGCGGCCACTCTCGCGGCCGGGGCGACAGTGGTCGGGCGCACGCCGGCGCACGCGGTGCCCGTCGCCGAGGGGGTCGCCAAGTTCCCTTTCCCGGCCGAGCGCCGGGTGCGGGTGCTCGTGACCGGTGACGCGGGCACCGGCACCCGCACCCAATGGGCGGTCGCCGACGCCATGCGCGCCCTCCACGGCCGCGACCCCGTCTCGCTGGCACTGGGGCTCGGCGACAACATCTACGAGCACGGGCCCGACGGCGCGGCCGACGTCCAATTCGCGGACAAATTCGAGAATCCCAACGCCGGGCTGGATTTCCCCTGGTTGATGGTGCTGGGCAATCACGACAACAGTTCGGTGCTCGGCGGTGACGGGGGGTGGCTGCTGCGCGGCAACGCCGAGGTGGAGTACCACGCCAACTCCCGCCGCTGGTGGATGCCGAGCCGCTACTACTCGGTGCGGATCCCCGAGCGCAACCCGGTCGTCGAATTCTTCGTCCTCGACGTCAACCCGTTGGCCGCCTACCTGCCGCCGGTCTTCTCGCCCTACTGGGCGGTCGACGGTCAGTTCATTAACGAGCAGCGCGCCTGGCTCGATCGCGCCCTCGCCGAGTCGCCCGCCACGTGGAAGATCGCCTGCACCCATCACCCCTACCTGAACAACGGTCCGCACGGGGACGCGGGCCGCTACGAGGGCGTGTCACTGGAGCCGATCAACGGCGTGCACGTGCGGCGCTTCATCGAAGACCATGTGATCGGCCGGTGCCAGTTCCTCCTGTCCGGGCACGATCACTCGCTGCAGGTGCTCGAGCCCACGGCGACCTCGAAGGGGACCAGGCAGATCGTGTCCGGCGCGGCCGCGAAGACGGTCGGCGCCGAACCACGGCTCACGGCGAGCGCGGGCCACAGCGCGCTCTACGAGAACTACCACGAACTGGGCTTCATGGTCCTCGAGCTCACCGAGGACGGAGTCGATCTCGAGGTGCACACGGTCGACCTGGCGACCGGCGCGTCCGCCGAGGCGTTCCGGCGGCGTCTGGCCTGA
- the recQ gene encoding DNA helicase RecQ, whose protein sequence is MGRVTPPDDFAAVATEVVSGSDAGSVAAQEVLRRVFGYDSFRGDQQAIVQHVIDGGDALVLMPTGGGKSLCYQVPALVRPGVGVVVSPLIALMQDQVDALSALGVRAGFLNSTQYPDERRTIEAQFVAGELDLLYLAPERLRLESTAQLLDRGKVALFAIDEAHCVSQWGHDFRPDYLGLSLLHERWPDVPRIALTATATEKTRDEIIQRLDLGAARRFVSSFDRPNIQYRIEPKNRPERQLLEFIRAEHPGDAGIVYCLSRNSVEKTAAFLTENGVTAVPYHAGLDNRTRAENQSRFLREDGLVVVATIAFGMGIDKPDVRFVAHLDLPKSVEGYYQETGRAGRDGLPSTAWMVYGLSDVVQQRKLIDSSEGDAAHRRQLQLHLDAMLALCETVGCRRTQLLAYFGEPGLPCGNCDTCLSPPQSWDGTVAAQKLLSTVLRLKRERGQSFGAGHIVDILLGKKNPKVLQHDHHELKVFGVGTDLRDTEWRGVVRQLLAHGLLAVHGDYGVLTLTEASSEVLFDGRQVLLRREPERATKPARAAKAAKAASVDLAPTDLPLFEKLREWRAATAKEQGVPAYVVFHDATLREIAARKPASLAQLGGVSGVGENKLTKYGEQVLEVLAAG, encoded by the coding sequence ATGGGCCGGGTGACTCCCCCCGATGATTTCGCGGCTGTAGCGACCGAAGTCGTGTCCGGTTCGGACGCCGGATCCGTTGCGGCGCAAGAGGTTCTACGCCGAGTCTTCGGTTACGACAGCTTCCGTGGCGACCAGCAGGCGATCGTGCAGCACGTGATCGACGGCGGCGACGCGCTGGTGCTCATGCCGACCGGCGGCGGCAAGTCGCTGTGCTATCAAGTCCCCGCGCTGGTGCGCCCCGGCGTCGGGGTGGTGGTCTCCCCGTTGATCGCCCTCATGCAGGACCAAGTGGACGCGCTCAGCGCGCTGGGCGTGCGCGCGGGCTTCCTCAACTCCACCCAGTACCCCGACGAGCGCCGGACCATCGAGGCGCAATTCGTCGCGGGGGAACTCGATCTGCTCTATCTCGCGCCGGAGCGGTTGCGGCTGGAGTCCACCGCGCAGCTGCTGGATCGTGGCAAGGTCGCGCTGTTCGCCATCGATGAGGCGCACTGCGTGTCCCAGTGGGGTCACGACTTCCGGCCCGATTACCTGGGTCTTTCCCTGCTGCACGAACGGTGGCCGGACGTACCGCGGATCGCGCTGACCGCGACCGCCACCGAGAAGACGCGCGACGAGATCATCCAGCGGCTCGATCTGGGTGCCGCCCGCCGGTTCGTCTCCAGCTTCGACCGCCCCAACATCCAGTACCGGATCGAGCCGAAGAACCGCCCCGAGCGTCAGTTGCTGGAATTCATCCGCGCCGAACACCCCGGCGACGCGGGCATCGTCTACTGCCTCTCGCGCAACTCGGTGGAGAAGACCGCGGCGTTCCTCACCGAGAACGGCGTCACCGCGGTGCCCTACCACGCGGGGTTGGACAATCGCACCCGCGCGGAGAACCAGTCGCGCTTCCTGCGCGAAGACGGTTTGGTGGTCGTGGCGACCATCGCCTTCGGCATGGGCATCGACAAACCCGATGTACGTTTCGTCGCCCACCTCGACCTGCCGAAATCGGTCGAAGGGTATTACCAGGAGACCGGCCGCGCCGGCCGCGACGGGCTGCCCTCCACGGCGTGGATGGTCTACGGCCTCAGCGACGTGGTGCAGCAGCGCAAGCTGATCGACTCCTCCGAAGGGGACGCCGCGCACCGCCGCCAGCTCCAGCTGCACCTGGACGCGATGCTCGCGCTGTGCGAGACGGTCGGCTGCCGGCGCACCCAGCTACTCGCCTACTTCGGTGAGCCCGGCTTGCCCTGTGGCAACTGCGACACCTGCCTGTCCCCACCGCAATCCTGGGACGGCACCGTGGCCGCGCAGAAGTTGCTGTCCACGGTGCTGCGGCTGAAGCGCGAACGCGGCCAGAGCTTCGGGGCAGGGCACATCGTGGACATCCTGCTCGGGAAGAAGAACCCCAAGGTCCTGCAGCACGACCACCATGAGCTGAAGGTTTTCGGTGTCGGTACCGACCTGCGCGACACGGAGTGGCGCGGGGTGGTGCGGCAACTGCTGGCGCACGGGCTGCTGGCCGTCCACGGCGACTACGGGGTCCTGACGCTCACCGAGGCAAGCAGCGAGGTGCTGTTCGACGGGCGGCAAGTACTGCTGCGCCGCGAGCCCGAGCGCGCGACCAAGCCCGCGCGGGCAGCGAAGGCCGCCAAGGCGGCTTCCGTAGACCTGGCACCCACCGACCTGCCGCTGTTCGAGAAGTTGCGCGAATGGCGCGCGGCCACCGCGAAGGAACAGGGCGTGCCGGCCTATGTCGTCTTCCACGACGCCACCCTGCGCGAGATCGCGGCGCGCAAGCCCGCGAGCCTCGCCCAGCTGGGCGGCGTCAGCGGTGTCGGCGAGAACAAGCTCACGAAATATGGCGAACAGGTGCTCGAAGTGCTCGCCGCCGGATGA
- a CDS encoding SMP-30/gluconolactonase/LRE family protein, whose amino-acid sequence MAKGIGIRAYAAALSAVAVVAGVTAAMPAAWAETFPARCSDGWETTTVIEGVGNLENLDSDGRGGFYVTGLMDGYLARVDRAGRMEKLVTDLHRPAGVRVAGRYVYFLTGDGLSEPPGTLQRYDIETGAVRVLLTGLNGPNGLLSLPDGSLLFTTIGLSGPSGISRYWPETGEYERDWSTLPPSNGLALAADGESVYVDTMTLQILRVRLDDPAHPTVVSGIPDLVALPDDMEATRAGALFVADHVLGAVYQVDTTTGATCAIITGLIKPGPMRNPPDGATSVRIDRDGDSWALFVTSMDGTLRRLRPPAGMDLTPATPARAG is encoded by the coding sequence ATGGCGAAAGGGATAGGGATCCGGGCATACGCGGCGGCGCTGAGCGCTGTCGCCGTGGTCGCCGGAGTCACCGCGGCGATGCCGGCGGCGTGGGCGGAGACGTTTCCCGCCCGGTGCTCGGACGGCTGGGAGACCACGACCGTCATCGAAGGAGTCGGCAATCTGGAGAATCTGGATTCCGACGGGCGAGGCGGGTTCTACGTGACCGGGCTCATGGACGGCTACCTGGCGCGCGTCGATCGCGCGGGACGGATGGAGAAGCTGGTCACCGACCTGCATCGCCCGGCGGGCGTGCGCGTCGCGGGGCGCTACGTCTACTTCCTCACCGGGGACGGGCTCAGCGAACCGCCGGGCACGTTGCAGCGCTACGACATCGAGACCGGCGCGGTACGCGTCCTGCTGACCGGGCTGAACGGGCCCAACGGCCTGTTGTCGCTGCCGGACGGCAGCCTGCTGTTCACCACCATCGGCCTGAGCGGTCCGAGCGGGATCTCGCGCTACTGGCCCGAGACCGGCGAGTACGAGCGGGATTGGTCGACGCTGCCGCCCTCCAACGGCCTCGCCCTGGCCGCGGACGGTGAATCCGTCTACGTCGACACCATGACGCTGCAGATCCTGCGCGTTCGGCTGGACGATCCGGCTCATCCCACCGTCGTCTCCGGGATCCCGGACCTCGTCGCGCTGCCCGACGACATGGAGGCCACCCGGGCGGGGGCGCTTTTCGTCGCCGATCACGTGCTCGGCGCCGTCTATCAAGTCGATACGACGACCGGCGCCACCTGCGCGATCATCACGGGCTTGATCAAACCCGGCCCGATGCGCAACCCGCCGGACGGCGCCACGTCGGTGCGCATCGACCGCGACGGAGACTCCTGGGCGCTGTTCGTCACCAGCATGGACGGCACCCTGCGCCGCCTGCGCCCGCCGGCGGGGATGGATCTCACTCCCGCGACTCCGGCCCGTGCCGGATAG
- the hisN gene encoding histidinol-phosphatase yields the protein MAVYSSDLELALRLADAADAITRARFGALDLKVDAKPDLTPVSDADLAVEQAIRQVLAEARPDDAVLGEEFGGAAEFSGRQWVIDPIDGTKNFVRGVPIWATLIALLEDGEPVVGVVSAPALVRRWWAAAGSGAWSSFEGQASERISVSAVGELGSASLAFSSLSGWHERGLREQFITLTDDVWRVRGYGDFFSYCLLAEGAVDIASEPEVSLWDLAALDILVREAGGRFSSLVGKPGPHGGDAIATNGLLHDEVLDRLRG from the coding sequence GTGGCTGTGTACTCCTCCGATCTCGAACTCGCCCTGCGACTGGCCGATGCCGCCGACGCGATCACCCGGGCTCGCTTCGGTGCGCTGGATCTGAAGGTCGACGCTAAGCCGGACCTGACTCCGGTGTCGGACGCCGATCTCGCCGTGGAACAGGCGATCCGGCAGGTGCTGGCCGAAGCCCGGCCGGACGACGCGGTGCTGGGTGAGGAATTCGGCGGCGCCGCCGAATTCAGCGGAAGGCAATGGGTGATCGACCCGATCGACGGCACGAAGAACTTCGTGCGCGGCGTGCCCATCTGGGCGACGCTGATCGCGCTGCTGGAGGACGGCGAACCGGTCGTGGGCGTGGTGAGCGCGCCGGCGCTGGTCCGGCGCTGGTGGGCAGCCGCGGGATCAGGGGCGTGGTCGAGCTTCGAGGGGCAGGCGAGCGAGCGGATCTCGGTCTCCGCCGTCGGTGAGCTGGGCTCGGCCAGCCTGGCGTTCTCCAGTCTGTCCGGCTGGCACGAGCGCGGCTTGCGCGAGCAGTTCATCACCTTGACCGACGACGTGTGGCGCGTGCGCGGCTACGGCGATTTCTTCAGTTACTGCCTGCTCGCCGAAGGCGCCGTCGACATCGCCTCCGAACCGGAGGTCTCCCTCTGGGATCTGGCCGCCCTGGACATCCTGGTCCGCGAAGCGGGCGGACGTTTCTCCTCGCTGGTCGGCAAGCCAGGGCCGCACGGTGGCGACGCCATCGCCACCAACGGCCTGTTGCACGACGAGGTCCTCGACCGCCTGCGCGGCTGA